In the genome of Longimicrobium sp., the window CGAGGATCCCGCCGATGGCCCCCACCCCCGGCAGCCGGGTGCGGTTGGAAAGCTCGCGCGAAACCGCCGTCTTCGCGTTCTCCTTGACGCTGGTGCGCAGGGCGGGGAAGTCGACCAGCTCGTTCATCGCTTCGATGTCCCCGCTCTCCGCCGCAGCCTGCAGCTTCTTCAGCGCCAGGTGCGGGCCGAAATACACCCAGCCGAATGCGGCGACTAGCGCCAGGGCAAAGAGGGGAACGAAAACGCTTCTGCGACGGGCCATGAGGTTTCTCCAGGGGTGAGGTGATGGTGCCGGGCGGGACCCGGCGGGTTCGGATCAGTCCTGCTGTTCAGCGTTCGGATCCCAACTGGGGCCGGCGTGAAGGTCGCCGTCGGCCAGGGTGTCGCGGCTGACTTCCTTGAGGCGGCTGCCGCGCCTCTCGCAAACGGTGTAGACGTACACCTGAGCATCGTCCAGCCACGCCTGCTCTTCGGTGCGGAGGGGCACCAGCGCGCCGTCCATCAAGCCGAGACGAGCCGCCGTCCAGATGCGCCCGCCGTGGCCGCCGCGATTGAAGGTCGTCAGCGCCTCCCCGGCCGTGTCCACCTGCAGCGTCTCGTGGTTGCCCAGGAACTCGTAGCGCCCCGTCGCCGTGTCGAACCGCCAGTAGTCCGACCGCGAGGTGCCGGCAGCGAGTTCCGTGACCAGCGCCAGGTCGGCGTGGCCGTCGAAGTCCAGGTCCGGCGTGGAGACGCGTTCGGCCCCCAGGCCTGCCGTCGCCGCGTTCGGTGACGGTTTCAGCGTCTGCACGAGGCGCTTTCCGCGGCGCACGTGGATGCTGTCTACGATGCCGCCCTCGCGCTCGTGGAGCACCACCTGGTACGTCGCGTGGTTGGGGTGGATGTGGATCGTTCGCGGGGCAGGCGATCCCCTGCCGGATTCAGGGGTGAGCTTCGGCGCGTTCTGCGCTGGCGCGTTGCCTCCGCTGCCCAGCCGCGCCGCCGGATTGTCGTTTCCGCAGGCCGCGAGCGCGCACGCCATCGACAGGACGGTCATCGAGCGCCTCACTGCTTCTCCTCCGCGGGCAGGCTGGCGGCGAAGTCTGTGAGCACCCGCCAGTATTCATCTCCCGCCACCCACAGCAGGTCGTTGTGCCCCGCGCCCTGCACCCAGTAGTGCCGCTTGGGAGAGGGCGCGCGCTGGTACAGGCGCGGGCCGTGAGCGAACGCGATCACCTCGTCCTCCGTGCCGTGGATCACCAGCACGGGCGCGCGAACCTTGGGCAGCTTGCTCCAGGTGCGAAACCGGTCGAAGGGCACCAGCGGAACGTCGCTGACGGCGCCGTGGATGGTGGTGAACGTGCTTTCCAGCACCAGTCCCGCCACCGGTCGCCGGCTGGCGAGGTCCGCCGCCACGGCTCCGCCCAGCGACCGTCCGTGCGCGATGATCCGCCCAGGCGGCACGCCTTCGCTGCGCGTGAGATGGTCGTACGCGGCGTCGATGTCGCCGTACGCGGCGCGCTCCGACGGCCGCCCGGTGCTCAGGCCGTAGCCGCTGTAGTCGTACGCCAGGACGCTGAACCCCGCGGCTGCCATCTCGCGGAAGAAGTCCAGGTTGTGCCAGATGCTCTCCGCGTTTCCATGGCTGAACAGCACGGTGTACCGCGCCTGGGGGTTGCGGACGTGCACCGCCGAGATGCTTCCGCCGCCCGGACGCGGGATGGACACCGCGTCGGGCGATGACGGATACCGGCCGGCGGGCGGCTGAAAGATCAGCCTCTCGGCGTAGAACCAGACCAGCGCGGCGAAGATCGCGTAGGCCGCCAGGATCAGGAGGACGAAGCGGATCAGCACGCGGAGTCGCGGGGCGGGTGCGGCCGGGGCCATCCGGTCAGGCCGGGACGGCGCCCGCCGGGAGCGGCCTGGCAGGCGCCTCCGCCTCCGCGCCGAAGTGCGCGAGCTGGCGTTCCACGAACGCGGACGTGCGAGTGCGCAGCGGCTCGAACGCCAGGCCCAGCGCCACGCCGGTGACGATGCCGCCCGTCCGGGCGCTGAGCCCCAGGCGCGCACCCAGCCACTCCTGCATCACCTGCTCGGAAACGGCGAAGAGCACGACGGCCAGCAGCCCCAGCACACCTGAGACGGCGGTGCGGCGCAGGGCCAGCGACGGGTCCAGCGCGCCGGAGCCAAACAGCGCAATCGCCAGGCACGCCAGCAGCCCCAGGAAGCCGGCGAGCAGCGCGAAAGCGTACCAGTGCACCTGGGCGGCCTGGTACCCCGTGGCATTCTGCAGCAGCTTCAGCGCCGATGCGAGCACCGCGACCGCCGTGGCGAACAGAAACCCTTCCAGCACCCAGAAGATCTGCCGCCGGCCCGCGGCGTCGGCCCGGCGGTAGTTGGTCCGCAGGTTCGCGGCGCTCAGCGTCACCGCCGCCAGCAGCGCGGCCAGCGCCAGGTACTTGGAGTAGACCACGAGGTCGATCTCGTTACCACGCAGGCCGGTGCCGATGGAGATCGCCTGCGGGATCAGGATCGCCACGCCGCAGAACCAAGCCGCCGCGCGCCGCAGCTGGGCCGGGTCCATGGCCCACGCCTGGGCGCCCGCGACGATGTGGCTGAGGCGCGAGGCCCCGGGCCGGACGTCACCGAGCGAGAGGGGGTGTGGGAAGATGCTGGAGAAGCGGATCATCACCGCCATCCCGGCGACCGAGGCCAGCGGCATCCCGGTATCCAGCATCGACACGGCCCAGTCCGGAAGCCCCGACCTACTGAGCATCATCCAGGTCCCTTCCCCCCCCAACCCGTACGACAGCAGTCCCAGGAACACGGCGAGCACCCGGGCGTCGTCGCGCGCCCAGCTGCGCCACACGAGGACCAGGGCCAGGCCGGCGGCGGACAGCGGCGCCACGACGAGCAGGAGCACCAGGCCGATGACGCCGGGCGTCAGCAAAGCCTTGCCCGCCCGCACCGCCACGACGAACTCCATGGGCGGCAACATGTTGGCCACGATGGTCACGATCGCGAGACCGCAGACGAACGCGCGGAGTACGGGACGGGTGCTGGACATCGGGCGGGGAGGAACGGGGAAGGAACCGCGGGCGGGATGGACGGAAAACAAAAGTAGCGGCGAACCAGCTCGCGCGAAACTGGGAAGATCCGCGATGGAGCGCGCGTGCTACGCCGAGCGCTCCATCTCCGACGCGATCTCACCGCCCAGCAGGACGACGAGCGAGGTTACGTACATCCACAGCAGCAGGACGGTAACGGTACCCAGCAGCCCATAGGTGGCGCTGTACGAGCCGAAGTTGGTGACGTACAGGCGGAACGCCAGCGAGGCGATCACGAAGATCACCGCGACGACGGCGGACGCCTTGAGCAGCGTCTTCTTGCACCCGGACTGGTCCTTGAGCGGAAGCACGTAGTAGATCAGCCAGAAGGTGGCGGTGATCAGCGCAAAGCCCAGCGGCACCTGCGCCACCGCCCACGCCATGCGGCCCGCCTCGCCCAGTCCGAGCGACCTGGCGATCCCGCCGCCGCCCACCAGCACGGCGCTGCCGCCCAGGAACAGCAGGGCGCACGCGGCCAGCATCCCCACGGCGACGAGCTTCTTCCGGATCCACGATCGCTGGGCGACCACGCCGTAGCACTCGTTCAGCGTGTCTTCGAGCGCGGTGAAGACGTTGCTTCCCGCCCACAGCGCCAGCAGCAGGCCGATGGAAAGCGGGCCGGGCGCGTTGCGGTGGACGACGTCGTTCACGAACCCCGACACCAGGTCCGACGCCTCCGCCGGGAGGGACGTCGTCAGCCGCTGCGTCATCCAGTCGCCCGTCTCCTGCCCGCCGAAGAAGCCCGTCAGGCCGAACATGACCATGGCCGAGGGCGGCAGCGAAAGAAAGAAGTAGTAGGCGACCTTGGCGGCCTGGTTGCTGATGTCGTCGGCCATGAACTCGTGGATCACGCGCTTCCACAGCGACGCCGTAACGGGCAGCGGCTCCTGGAGCCTGCGCCCACGCTGCACGTCTTCGGCGGTGGCGCGGGGATTCGGCTTCTCGGGGGGCTCGGGGGCGGAGCGGTGGCGCGTGTCCATCGCGTATCTTAGGTGCTGGGGATGCAAGGGCGTCGGGCGGCGGCGCGGGCAACCATCATGCCGGTTGCCTGCGCGCTTTGTCCGTAGCAGATTGCACGCAAATACGTCCCTGCCTCTACGCGCCGGAGGGGAGGATGAGAAGAATTTCGCAGACGGCGGCGGGCGTCGTGCTCTTCCGGAACGGGGGAAGCGAGCGGCGCTACCTGCTGATGCGTTCGGCGCTCACCAGGCGTCCCATATGGGAGTTTCCCAAGGGCGGAGTGGAGTCCGGGGAAACGGAAGAACAGGCCGCGGTTCGCGAGCTGTGGGAAGAGGCGGGCATCGGGGAAACCCAGATCTCGCTGTTCCGCGGCTTTCGTGAGGAGGAGCGGTACGTCTTTACGCAGGGGAAGGGCGATGCGCGAACGCTGATCGTGAAGAAGGTGGTGTACTTTCTGGCGGAAACCCAGGAAGAGCGCGTGGTCATTTCACGCGAAGCCGAGGACTACCGCTGGGCCACGTACGACGAGGCCCTGCGGCTGATCCGCT includes:
- a CDS encoding alpha/beta hydrolase, which gives rise to MAPAAPAPRLRVLIRFVLLILAAYAIFAALVWFYAERLIFQPPAGRYPSSPDAVSIPRPGGGSISAVHVRNPQARYTVLFSHGNAESIWHNLDFFREMAAAGFSVLAYDYSGYGLSTGRPSERAAYGDIDAAYDHLTRSEGVPPGRIIAHGRSLGGAVAADLASRRPVAGLVLESTFTTIHGAVSDVPLVPFDRFRTWSKLPKVRAPVLVIHGTEDEVIAFAHGPRLYQRAPSPKRHYWVQGAGHNDLLWVAGDEYWRVLTDFAASLPAEEKQ
- a CDS encoding YihY/virulence factor BrkB family protein, whose protein sequence is MDTRHRSAPEPPEKPNPRATAEDVQRGRRLQEPLPVTASLWKRVIHEFMADDISNQAAKVAYYFFLSLPPSAMVMFGLTGFFGGQETGDWMTQRLTTSLPAEASDLVSGFVNDVVHRNAPGPLSIGLLLALWAGSNVFTALEDTLNECYGVVAQRSWIRKKLVAVGMLAACALLFLGGSAVLVGGGGIARSLGLGEAGRMAWAVAQVPLGFALITATFWLIYYVLPLKDQSGCKKTLLKASAVVAVIFVIASLAFRLYVTNFGSYSATYGLLGTVTVLLLWMYVTSLVVLLGGEIASEMERSA
- a CDS encoding bis(5'-nucleosyl)-tetraphosphatase gives rise to the protein MRRISQTAAGVVLFRNGGSERRYLLMRSALTRRPIWEFPKGGVESGETEEQAAVRELWEEAGIGETQISLFRGFREEERYVFTQGKGDARTLIVKKVVYFLAETQEERVVISREAEDYRWATYDEALRLIRFPGKRYVLELAEARLKEG